The Plasmodium knowlesi strain H genome assembly, chromosome: 14 genome has a segment encoding these proteins:
- a CDS encoding phenylalanine--tRNA ligase, putative, which produces MLLFFALYTFLIAAFFTQLRRCYSGLNPPHHCISNFTLSKLSNSSYHVKNDIINYGRFKYVYTIKNHPIHHVTTRILDHLKRESSFWLVYNKCPLYQSNLCFNDILIKNTNDTTSVRNNFYFSDSLLYIPQATSLFPHVYHLLRGGQKGRHIPHCEETPNGDISTNQTVIQNECTVEEETEEAVSRLPLREHCQNGGIERTTKGSEQTVEGKCHNALPQLHGGTENLLIISNVFRKDNIDKLHFPFFNQMDIYIKIKNELIEKKKQLLYFLCSMLNSIFGKTHKWRIKKDSFDFTTDSLQAEVYHNGKWVEILGCGILKRKILFRKWKQYDVGDYLAIGLGLDRIAMIMWEVNRIRDLYLYITNTWGNTLITKKMNKEGGAKSTIGNVIEHGDIRGGDTHANVSVQTNGSTVRKEPADDENILVDSPKLEGTHLRNALLNLLSRKRDLNRPMSDSFLYFLNLYNIRHEERDISFYVNSEWDTERFTKTVLHSTTPVGSSPMLRGIILLDVFTHEGSGRTSYTYKFLYAAPASIRDQQTFKGLVKEEHERLVRKIVRMYNVSIR; this is translated from the exons ATGCTCCTGTTCTTTGCTCTTTATACCTTCCTAATAGCCGCCTTTTTCACGCAACTTAGGCGCTGCTACAGCGGTCTTAACCCCCCTCACCACTGCATAAGTAATTTCACGCTGTCAAAACTGAGCAACAGTAGTTACCacgtaaaaaatgacataatCAATTATGGCAGATttaaatatgtgtacactATTAAGAATCACCCCATCCACCATGTAACGACGAGGATCCTTGATCACCTGAAAAGGGAGTCTTCCTTCTGGCTCGTTTATAACAAGTGCCCGCTGTACCAAAGCAATTTATGCTTTAATGATATTTTGATTAAGAACACGAATGATACCACGTCTGTGAGGAATAACTTTTACTTTTCGGATTCCCTTTTGTACATCCCCCAGGCGACGTCCCTCTTTCCCCATGTTTATCACTTGCTAAGGGGAGGGCAAAAGGGGAGGCACATTCCCCATTGTGAGGAGACACCAAATGGGGACATATCCACCAACCAAACGGTCATACAAAATGAATGCACTGTTGAAGAAGAAACGGAAGAGGCAGTGTCCCGTCTCCCCTTGCGTGAGCATTGCCAAAATGGGGGCATCGAAAGAACTACAAAAGGAAGCGAACAAACTGTAGAAGGGAAATGCCACAACGCGCTGCCACAGCTACACGGGGGCACAGAAAACTTGCTCATCATCTCAAACGTTTTCAGAAAAGACAACATTGACAAATTgcactttccattttttaaccaaatggatatatatataaaaataaaaaacgaactgatagagaagaagaaacaactCCTGTACTTTCTCTGCTCAATGCTGAACTCAATCTTTGGCAAGACACACAAATGGAGGATAAAGAAAGACTCCTTTGACTTTACCACCGATTCTTTGCAAGCAGAAGTTTATCACAACGGCAAATGGGTTGAAATTTTGGGTTGTGGAAtcttaaagagaaaaatccTCTTTCGAAAATGGAAGCAGTATGATGTGGGTGATTACTTAGccataggtttagggttggaCAGAATAGCCATGATAATGTGGGAGGTCAACAGAATACGGGACCTATATTTGTACATTACGAATACATGGGGGAATActttaattacaaaaaaaatgaacaaagaaGGGGGAGCAAAAAGCACGATTGGAAATGTGATTGAGCATGGTGACATTCGGGGGGGAGACACACATGCAAATGTATCGGTTCAAACGAATGGATCAACAGTGAGGAAAGAACCCGCGGATGATGAGAACATCCTAGTAGATTCCCCCAAGTTGGAGGGAACCCATTTGAGGAACGCATTACTGAATCTGTTGTCGAGGAAAAGGGATTTGAATCGACCAATGAGCGACTCCTTTCtgtactttttaaatttatataatatacGGCACGAGGAGAGAGatatttccttttatgtCAACTCGGAGTGGGACACGGAGCGCTTCACAAAAACGGTTCTTCATTCTACAACCCCTGTGGGAAGCAGTCCTATGCTCAGGGGGATTATACTTCTCGATGTGTTCACCCATGAGGGCTCCGGCAGGACCAGTTACACGTACAAGTTTCTGTACGCCGCGCCGGCGAGCATACGG GATCAGCAAACCTTCAAAGGCCTCGTCAAGGAAGAGCACGAACGGTTGGTACGTAAGATCGTTCGCATGTACAACGTGAGCATTCGATGA